Proteins from a single region of Streptomyces vinaceus:
- a CDS encoding LacI family DNA-binding transcriptional regulator has product MSQSSKPPQPAPVPTSADVARLAGVSRATVSYVLNNAEAVRISEPTRRKVRRAAEELGYVPHAAARSLRAGHTRIVLLPTSHVPIGPLYSAFLNELQWSLRRLDYTVVQYGSLGLSGDEAARAWAELRPVAVISLGEITLSAHNVATLKRAGARAVITMGPVGVAGAHALVMDQSEVGARAAAHLVDLGHRRIGVVVPQEEGLELFSTPRLEGARSVAGAEIDALPMAYSEESAAALAARWRSLGLDAVFAYNDEYAMLLMRALMDEGLRVPEDVAVVGADDLLIGRLLRPRLSTVQIELPTGDHLAELVDRAVREPGEITQRQDLISAVAVRREST; this is encoded by the coding sequence CGCCGACGTGGCCCGTCTCGCCGGCGTGTCGCGCGCGACCGTCAGTTACGTCCTCAACAACGCGGAAGCCGTACGCATCAGCGAGCCGACCCGCCGCAAGGTCCGCCGGGCCGCCGAGGAGCTCGGGTACGTCCCGCACGCCGCCGCCCGCAGCCTGCGCGCCGGGCACACCCGGATCGTGCTGCTGCCCACCTCGCACGTGCCCATCGGGCCCCTCTACAGTGCCTTCCTCAACGAGCTCCAGTGGTCGCTGCGCCGCCTCGACTACACCGTGGTCCAGTACGGCAGCCTCGGCCTCAGCGGCGACGAGGCGGCCCGCGCCTGGGCGGAGCTGCGCCCGGTCGCGGTGATCTCGCTCGGCGAGATCACCCTCTCCGCGCACAACGTGGCCACCCTGAAGAGGGCCGGGGCCCGCGCGGTGATAACGATGGGCCCGGTCGGCGTCGCCGGGGCCCATGCCCTGGTCATGGACCAGAGCGAGGTCGGCGCCCGCGCCGCCGCCCACCTCGTCGACCTCGGCCACCGGCGGATCGGCGTGGTCGTCCCGCAGGAGGAGGGGCTGGAGCTCTTCTCCACGCCCCGGCTGGAGGGCGCCCGCTCGGTGGCGGGCGCCGAGATCGATGCACTGCCGATGGCGTACTCGGAGGAGTCGGCCGCCGCCCTCGCCGCCCGCTGGCGCTCCCTGGGCCTGGACGCGGTGTTCGCGTACAACGACGAGTACGCGATGCTGCTGATGCGTGCGCTGATGGACGAGGGGCTGCGGGTCCCCGAGGACGTCGCCGTCGTCGGCGCCGACGATCTGCTCATCGGCAGGCTGCTGCGGCCCCGGCTGAGCACCGTGCAGATCGAGCTGCCGACCGGGGACCACCTGGCCGAGCTGGTGGACCGGGCGGTGCGCGAGCCGGGCGAGATCACGCAGCGGCAGGACCTGATCTCGGCCGTGGCCGTCAGGCGGGAGTCGACCTGA